DNA from Rosa rugosa chromosome 6, drRosRugo1.1, whole genome shotgun sequence:
ATATTAAGTGTGTGATAATTAAAttaatcaattttttatttttcgacCAACAAACGAAAACGTTAAGATGGCTTTTTTCTCCCTATTGCCCCTTTGAAAGTAGCAAAGGACACATGCACAAAAAAACAgggaaataaaataaacaagcTGAGACATTACACGTGGCAGCTGGTCTAGAGCTGGAGTTGGTCGAGATGCACTTGCGCTAGTAGCATACGAAGCCTCCAATTTTTTAAAGAAATGAgatgtttattattattttttttttggaaagatcACACTTTTATATTACCAATTAAATGGGTGATTTTTCTTTGTTAACGATATCAATATAAAAAAATCCCGCTTTATAAGATATGAATATAAATTTACTCTAGCAATCGAGACTAAATCGTACACAGTAAGCAGATCGTTAACAACTACGTCAAATAACATATCTTTAAATAATATCAAATTTGAAGTATGAATTATGAACATGCAACCTTCTCAAACAAAAATGAGTACGAGTCAAAATCAGCTATTACTTTCCAGGAAAGATCACGTTACTATCCTTCTCTACATAGCCCGAAATATCGCTACACAAGATTATGGATAATATTTTTACAAAACATCATGACAGAGGTATCAAATGACGGTTTTGTCTATGAGTACTAAATTTAGAACCCCCATTCCATCAGTGTAAATATGGCGAGTGTCAGGGTCAATTGGAATTTAGAAGAGAAGAAACAGCACCTTCTTTGCTTGTTCACGACTTCAAATATCAAGCTAGAAGATCCTTGAGATTCTGGACGAAATCTGTCGGATCTTTCTTTCCAAACTGTCAGATTTCCAAGAGGATTTCTTGAATCTCTCTGATTCAGATGGCCTCCCATTTAAAAAGTCTTCCAACCCTTCAAGGGTTTCATCGTTATCCTGCTGAtcatattctttttcttcttgatcatcatcatcttcatattctttttctctctttctgttTGCTTTGTTGCTTTTGGGATCATGCGTGTGGGAGCTGCAGAGGCCCAGTTTCATGTTCTGGCTGTTGATGATAGCATCATTGACAGAAAGTTGATTGAGAGACTTCTCAAGACTTCTTCTTATCAAGGTATACTTGCACACTTTTTGATATCTTAAAATGAAAGACTTGATCTAATTTTGATTCTAATAGAGTGCTAAATCTTCTGGGTTTCTTCTGTTTTTGCAGTTACTGCTGTAGATTCTGGTATTAAGGCTTTAGAATTTTTGGGTTTGAATGATGAAGAGGATCAAAGTGATATTGCAGAAGCTCCTTCTGTGTCTCCAAACAATCATCATCAGGTATTACATTCTTGGGTTGTTTCATTTTGGGGGGTTTTCTTACTTTTTATTCTCTGTCTGATAATGTATCTTTAATTTATCAATATCTGATTCAATTGCCCTGCCTCTTCCTACAGGATGTAGATGTGAATTTGATCATTACAGATTACTGCATGCCAGGAATGACTGGCTATGATCTCCTCAGAAAGATTAAGGTAAGCTACAAGGAGTAGTACCATTATAATCATTTTGGCTTCAGAAAATCAGTGCATTATCTAGGATAATAAGAATTGATCTTCAGATTACCAAGTTATATGGATTTCACAATGCAAATGTAGCCTGTGATTTCAAGTCCTCATATATGTTCCCACGATCCATCTCCCTTTGGATCATTTAGCAAATCTGCAACAATGTGATGTCTAAGCTCTAAAGCATTGTCCTCTGAATATAGTGGTTCACTGAATTGCAGGAATCCAAGTCTCTTAAAGACATACCAGTTGTTATCATGTCCTCAGAGAATGAACCATCAAGGATCAACAGGTTAGGGGAATTTTCAATTATGTTCCTCCTGAAACTTTCAATTTGGAACATTTGATTCATTTAATATGTGATCATGATCTGACATAGCTTCTATTGATCAGATGCTTAGAGGAAGGAGCAGAAGAGTTCTTTCTGAAACCAGTAAAATTGTCAGATGTCAACAAGCTTAGACCCCATATGATGAAGGGTACAAGTATGGAAGACGAAGGCAACATCAACGAGGGAAAGGCCATGGAAGACATCCAAACACCTGAGAGAACTAGAACAATATATAATGGCTTTGATGTGCTTTCATGATCAACTGCTCATGATCATGATTTCTGTTTTTGACTATCACTATAAGTAAACATCCTTTCGATCTCCTCTAGTTTTCTATTAACCCCCAATCTTGATTGTTCAATTATCTGATTGAAAATTAACGGAAAGAAAATTATTCTGTATATTTGTTGGCTTAATCAATGGATCCTTGACTATCTTTTCAACCACTTGAGACGACTAATCGTTTGTTTAGGAAACTATTCCATCCTCCAAGTTACGGTAAAAAACCTTTAGGGCTCATTTGGTCTTTAGAAAAGAAATTCAATCATTTTCTACCATCCTCCAAGTTAGGGTAAAAAACCTTTAGGCCTCATTTGGcctatagaaaaaaaaattcaatcattTTCTATGTTTGATGTGCATAAAGAAATGAACAACTTTAAGAAAGGAAAATTTTGTGTGTGTGGGGAAAGAAACAAAACTTTAAGAAAGGAAactttttttgagttgaaaaggTGAGACTTGCCCATAAACGCAGTCAGAATAAGTCATTACACAGTGCTCCCAAACAAGCATACAACTATGCATACTCCTAGTAGACTCACCTTTTAGGATTAAGCGCAGAAAGAGTAAAGTAACCAAGAAGTAGTCTATCTCTCGTCGATCTTTCTCACTCAAGCAGAAATTAAATCATTGGATGTGTTCTCAGAAGAGGTAGTCACATCCACAACCAGAACAGAAGCAGAAGCCTCCATATTTGGGTTAGGAAGATCAATCAAATCTTCCATGCCCACCATGTCATCCTTTTCAGCAGACCTATTATTCAAAATCATCAGATCAACAGCTCCCattggaacctccaattggCGAGCTTCTCCCTTGGCATCCTCCTTAAGCATTCTGAGGAATCGTTCCAACCTTTCACCTTAGAATGAAGCTTTGCCACAACCTCCTCCTTTGCAGCTTTGTGTTTATTCTTGGACCCCTTAGGGCGGCCAAGCTTAGTCTTCTTAGGAGAGATCAATAGACGACCTTGCTCTTGGGGTAATGAAAGTTCAATGTCTTCATTCACCAACAACTCAAGTGCAGGAAGGGGCAAGAGACGTTCTCCCAGTTTCAACAAGGTAAACTCTGTGTTCCTTTTGTTGCCACTGAGCTCCCCAACTACATGAGTCGACAACGCCGGGATCGACAGAGATCTGTTCTTCAGCAGCCTTGAGGCCTAAAAGCTAGAATTCAGATGAAAGAAGAAAGCAGCCTGGTTCCTATGTTTGAGGGCCTGTGTTGCTGCATCTTGGGACAGAAACCCTAGGTCACCTGGGATTCTAGGGTTGCTAAGAGCCCTAGGAATGCCGAAAATCCTAGCTGCAGAATCAGGCGAGGGTCTTCCACCGCTGTCACAAGTGACAGCCCTGCCATCTCACCAACCGGAGCCTCCGCCGACATATCTTCTTGCTCTTTAACAAAGAGAAGATCGCATCATGGATGAAAGGAAAGTTGTGTGTGCGGGGGGTGGGGTGCATTTTCTTTCCCCAAaatacttttatttatttgagttaaatactgtttactccctatacttatagggtttcatcgtttcagtccctgaccttcgaatttcacctaaaaagtccctgaactctcaatttcctcccaattcgtCCTTGCCATtaagctccgtccaaattgtccgttaaattgctgacgtgacaTCCATTTTACActgaaatgtccattttaccctctgtttttctaattttttttttctctttctctgttttttttttcttttcctttttagcTCTTCTTCCGGGTTCTCTCTCCCCTCCTCTGTttatctccatcttcttccCAAACCTAACccagccctctctctctctccatcttcttctttggagATGAATATGCCTAGCAAACTCAGCATAATCTAAAACGAAATCGCCACACCTTTACGGGCCTTATGGTCTGTGTGGCCCGACCCGAACTCGACCTCTAATTCCTCCATAAACCGATACAAAGCCCAAGGTAAGAATCGATAAGGG
Protein-coding regions in this window:
- the LOC133715376 gene encoding two-component response regulator ORR9-like, translated to MRVGAAEAQFHVLAVDDSIIDRKLIERLLKTSSYQVTAVDSGIKALEFLGLNDEEDQSDIAEAPSVSPNNHHQDVDVNLIITDYCMPGMTGYDLLRKIKESKSLKDIPVVIMSSENEPSRINRCLEEGAEEFFLKPVKLSDVNKLRPHMMKGTSMEDEGNINEGKAMEDIQTPERTRTIYNGFDVLS